In a genomic window of Erinaceus europaeus chromosome 12, mEriEur2.1, whole genome shotgun sequence:
- the MBTD1 gene encoding MBT domain-containing protein 1 isoform X5, with translation MGTCWGDISENVRVEVPNTDCSLPTKVFWIAGIIKLAGYNALLRYEGFENDSGLDFWCNICGSDIHPVGWCAASGKPLVPPRTIQHKYTNWKAFLVKRLTGAKTLPPDFSQKVSESMQYPFKPCMRVEVVDKRHLCRTRVAVVESVIGGRLRLVYEESEDRTDDFWCHMHSPLIHHIGWSRSIGHRFKRSDITKKQDGHFDTPPHLFAKVKEVDQSGEWFKEGMKLEAIDPLNLSTICVATIRKVLADGFLMIGIDGSEAADGSDWFCYHATSPSIFPVGFCEINMIELTPPRGYTKLPFKWFDYLRETGSIAAPVKLFNKDVPNHGFRVGMKLEAVDLMEPRLICVATVTRIIHRLLRIHFDGWEEEYDQWVDCESPDLYPVGWCQLTGYQLQPPASQSSRESQSSSSKQKKKAKSQQYKGHKKKRKMPIGKKPVSLSSLPMTGGVRRSFSGDEELTPPPYRTLPAQTAPEAFPPPSTSREFSPSLKTVTTLQLKEELLDGDDYNFLQGASDQESNGSANFYIKQEP, from the exons ATGGGGACCTGCTGGGGTGATATCTCAGAAAATGTGAGAGTAGAAGTTCCCAATACAGACTGCAGCCTGCCTACCAAAGTCTTCTGGATTGCTGGAATTATAAAATTAGCAG GTTACAATGCCCTTTTAAGATATGAAGGATTTGAAAATGACTCTGGTCTGgacttttggtgcaatatatgtGGTTCTGACATCCATCCAGTTGGTTGGTGTGCAGCCAGTGGAAAACCTCTTGTCCCTCCTAGAA ctATTCAGCATAAATATACAAACTGGAAAGCTTTTCTAGTGAAACGACTAACTGGTGCCAAAACACTTCCTCCTGATTTCTCACAAAAG GTTTCAGAGAGTATGCAGTATCCTTTCAAACCCTGCATGAGAGTGGAAGTGGTTGACAAGAGGCATTTGTGTCGAACACGAGTGGCAGTGGTGGAAAGTGTAATTGGAGGAAGACTAAGGCTAGTGTATGAAGAGAGTGAAGATAGGACAGATGACTTCTGGTGTCATATGCACAGCCCATTAATCCATCATATTGGTTGGTCTCGAAGCATAGGTCATCGATTCAAAAGATCTG ATATTACAAAGAAACAGGATGGACATTTTGATACACCACCACATTTATTTGCTAAG GTAAAAGAAGTAGACCAGAGTGGGGAATGGTTCAAGGAAGGAATGAAATTGGAAGCTATAGACCCATTAAATCTTTCTACAATATGTGTTGCAACCATTAGAAAG gtgcTGGCTGACGGATTCCTGATGATTGGGATCGATGGCTCAGAAGCAGCAGATGGATCTGACTGGTTCTGTTATCATGCGACCTCCCCTTCTATTTTCCCAGTTGGTTTCTGTGAAATTAACATGATTGAACTTACTCCACCCAGAG GTTATACAAAACTTCCTTTTAAATGGTTTGACTACCTCAGGGAAACTGGCTCCATTGCAGCACCAGTAAAACTATTTAATAAG GATGTTCCAAATCATGGATTTCGTGTAGGAATGAAATTAGAAGCAGTAGATCTCATGGAGCCACGATTGATATGTGTAGCCACAGTAACTCGAATTATTCATCGTCTCTTGAGGATACACTTCGATGGATGGGAAGAAGAGTATGATCAGTGGGTAGACTGTGAGTCCCCTGACCTCTATCCTGTAGGGTGGTGTCAGTTAACTGGATATCAACTACAGCCTCCGGCATCACAGT cATCAAGAGAAAGCCAATCAAGTTCatcaaaacagaagaaaaaggcaAAGTCCCAGCAATACAAAGGACATAAGAAAA AGAGGAAGATGCCAATTGGGAAGAAGCCTGTCAGTTTGTCGAGCCTGCCTATGACAGGTGGGGTGCGGAGGAGCTTCTCTGGTGACGAAGAGTTGACTCCTCCTCCATATCGAACCCTTCCAGCACAGACAGCCCCGGAGGCCTTCCCACCTCCCAGCACTAGCCGAGAGTTCAGTCCCAGCCTCAAAACAG